In Helianthus annuus cultivar XRQ/B chromosome 8, HanXRQr2.0-SUNRISE, whole genome shotgun sequence, a single genomic region encodes these proteins:
- the LOC110870074 gene encoding uncharacterized protein LOC110870074: MEPDEPYHLAWERFQTLITRCSQHGQSDWALVEKFYNGLTPEIRARFHTSAGGQLMGKKLVAECNDLFESFAHSDMDYSVRTTSAGRGVNQVSLDSSVAAAVERAKEELRQEMRQELSEIKKKVDRCEVCRGGHDTIDCPTITLEQVEYLASQSRGPTNPFNNSSSDWRGSGNSTGYRSSGNPPGYPSGQYQSRGPGIYTSSSLGQFSGSGSSGGPTQESQGSGKAPEVSTNRLEEMFAQMMTRTDAFMKNQEQINKNNELQFKNQQAALLDLQRTVGGLAKQLQEHPPGQFSGNTFTNPANHSVKAITTRSGKSLGEVLREGVEDEREDEVDEEIEMEAPGKVQHMGDPASTAHAKESPVGKRVEKRSKNVRPPLVIDISRLPFPARARQQLFSREYEKFLEMFTQLKVNLPFIEALRSIPKYAKFLKDFLKRKDKIGEYSSTPLSGEVSAVILNKLPEKLTDPGIFTIPCLFGGDVKNHALADLGASINLMPYSFYEKLGLGDLKSTRMTLSLADKSVKYPRGVVENLLVKVDKFVFPADFVVLDMEADDKVPLILGRPFLNTAKALIDVFLGTITLRVGDESVVFEVNNARGSSERVEAIASVEESEKNERGENKVVSEPSLEKVLKPKCGDPPDRRVEELEERMSRLEFKIEKLSKAQCGDRYRDDRFRFTPFDDELKEFERFRRDTGDMRDGSATARKSWFGGELRLFDPP, from the coding sequence ATGGAGCCAGATGAGCCTTATCATTTAGCTTGGGAGCGTTTTCAGACCCTGATTACCCGTTGTTCTCAGCATGGTCAATCTGACTGGGCGTTAGTAGAGAAGTTCTACAATGGACTGACTCCTGAGATTAGAGCCCGATTCCATACTTCAGCAGGAGGTCAGCTTATGGGAAAGAAGTTAGTGGCGGAGTGCAATGATTTGTTTGAGAGTTTTGCCCACTCCGATATGGACTACAGTGTGCGTACCACCTCGGCCGGTCGAGGGGTAAACCAAGTTAGCTTGGATTCATCGGTAGCTGCTGCAGTCGAGAGAGCGAAGGAGGAGCTGAGGCAAGAGATGAGGCAGGAGTTGAGTGAGATAAAGAAGAAAGTCGATAGGTGTGAGGTTTGTCGAGGAGGGCATGATACTATAGATTGTCCTACGATCACTCTTGAGCAGGTAGAGTACTTAGCCAGTCAGTCTAGAGGTCCCACGAATCCGTTTAATAATTCCAGTTCTGACTGGCGCGGTAGTGGTAATTCGACTGGTTATCGTTCGTCTGGAAATCCTCCTGGGTATCCATCTGGTCAGTATCAGAGTAGAGGGCCCGGCATTTACACGAGTTCTAGCTTAGGGCAGTTTAGTGGGTCAGGTTCGAGTGGAGGACCGACTCAGGAGAGTCAGGGTAGTGGGAAGGCTCCTGAGGTTAGTACGAACAGGTTAGAGGAGATGTTTGCCCAGATGATGACGCGGACCGATGCGTTCATGAAAAATCAGGAGCAAATTAACAAAAACAACGAGCTCCAGTTCAAGAATCAGCAGGCCGCCCTCCTCGATCTTCAGAGGACAGTAGGCGGGCTTGCTAAGCAGTTACAGGAGCACCCACCGGGTCAGTTTTCGGGAAACACTTTCACGAATCCCGCGAATCATTCTGTTAAAGCGATTACGACCCGTAGTGGGAAGAGTTTGGGAGAGGTTTTGAGAGAAGGAGTTGAGGATGAGAGAGAGGATGAAGTCGATGAGGAGATCGAGATGGAGGCTCCGGGAAAGGTGCAACATATGGGAgacccagcaagtaccgcacacgcTAAGGAGTCACCAGTAGGGAAGAGAGTGGAGAAGCGGTCGAAGAATGTTCGGCCACCACTAGTGATTGATATTTCCCGTCTTCCGTTTCCCGCTCGTGCTAGGCAGCAGTTATTTTCTAGGGAGTATGAGAAATTTCTTGAGATGTTCACCCAGCTAAAGGTGAACCTTCCGTTCATAGAGGCTTTGAGATCCATCCCAAAATACGCTAAGTTCCTTAAGGATTTTCTAAAGCGTAAGGATAAGATAGGTGAGTATTCGAGTACTCCATTGAGTGGGGAGGTTTCTGCCGTGATCCTAAATAAACTGCCTGAGAAGCTTACCGATCCTGGCATTTTCACAATTCCTTGTTTGTTCGGTGGTGATGTTAAAAACCACGCGTTGGCGGACCTTGGTGCTAGTATTAATTTGATGCCATATTCATTTTACGAAAAACTAGGCCTTGGTGATTTGAAATCGACTCGTATGACCCTCTCCTTAGCCGATAAGTCAGTTAAGTATCCTAGAGGGGTTGTGGAGAATTTGTTGGTAAAAGTGGATAAGTTTGTGTTTCCGGCTGATTTTGTAGTGCTAGATATGGAGGCCGATGATAAAGTTCCGTTGATTTTAGGGCGCCCGTTCTTGAACACAGCTAAAGCGCTTATAGATGTCTTCTTAGGCACAATCACACTTAGAGTGGGCGACGAGTCGGTAGTCTTTGAGGTGAATAATGCGAGAGGGTCGAGTGAGAGAGTTGAGGCGATAGCATCGGTAGAGGAGAGTGAGAAGAATGAGAGAGGTGAGAATAAGGTGGTGAGTGAGCCGAGTCTAGAAAAGGTGTTAAAACCCAAGTGTGGGGATCCACCTGATAGGAGAGTCGAAGAGTTGGAAGAGAGAATGAGTAGGTTAGAATTTAAGATAGAGAAACTGAGCAAGGCTCAGTGTGGGGATAGGTATAGAGATGATAGGTTTAGATTCACACCGTTTGATGACGAGTTGAAGGAGTTTGAGAGATTTAGGAGAGATACGGGTGATATGAGAGATGGTAGTGCTACGGCCCGTAAGAGTTGGTTTGGAGGTGAGCTCCGCCTATTTGATCCTCCATAA